In Lolium perenne isolate Kyuss_39 chromosome 5, Kyuss_2.0, whole genome shotgun sequence, the sequence tcagtacccttgatgttgacgggtacaaacactccggttctcgcggagttctgaaggtaacaaaaggttctctcgttcacatgattggtgatatgaattctgcaaagttatatgttcttagaggtagcactttgtctggtattgctgctgctgttattcctgatgaacctggtaaaactaatctgtggcatatgcgtcttggacatatgagtgaacatggcatggcagaattgcacaggagagacctgctagatggctgcaatttgagtaagtttgagttctgtgagcactgcatttttggtaagcataaaagagttaaattcaatgcttccgttcataccaccaaagggattttagattatgtgcatgctgatgtgtggggaccttcccgcaagacttctcttggtggtgcaaattacatgcttactatcatagatgattactccagaaaagtgtggcctttctttctgaaacataaatctgatgtgtttgatgcttttagaaagtggaaagttatggtagagaagcaaacagaaaagaaagttaaattgcttcgtactgacaatggcatggagttttgttctactgttttcaatgattattgcagcgatgaaggcattgtcaggcaccacaccatcccatatactcctcagcagaatggtgtggcggagaggatgaacagaaccatcatctccaaggctcgctgcatgttgtctaatgccggtatgcatagacgtttctgggctgaagcagcctccaccgcctgttacttgataaacaggtcaccttgtattccgcttgataagaaaactcctattgaggtatggtctggttcacctgctgattattcacagttgagagttttcggttgcactgcttatgctcatgttgataatggaaagctagagcccagggctgttaagtgtgtgtttcttggttatggttcaggagttaaggcatataagttatggaatcctgaaactaagaaagttttgcatagcaggaatgtagtctttaatgaggctgtcatgttttataagagttcatctacagatgttactgatgctgttgatttttctgataattctgatgatgaacaacagaggattagcgtgcaggtggagcacgtggaggagaaagaaaatgatgttgctgaaaatgataacactgttgttcagcactcaccacctgttttgcagcaaacaaatagttccattgctgctgatagaccgaggcgtaacaaaggtccacgtcctcgtttaattgaagaatgtaatcttgttcatcatgctttgagttgtgctgaacaggtggagcatgatactgaacctgctacatatactgaggccgttgcatccgttgaccacgtgaagtggatttctgctatgcaagaggagatgcagtcgcttgacaagaatggcacatgggatgttgtgcccttGCCTAAACAGAAAAAGGCTGTccgctgtaagtggatatttaaaagaaaagaAGGTTtatctcctaatgagcctccgaggtttaaggcaaggttagtagcaaaaggtttcagccaaattccaggtattgattataatgatgtattctctccggttgtgaagcatagttccattcgtgcattctttggtattgtggctatgcgtgatcttgagcttgagcagctagatgtaaagactgcttttctgcatggtgagcttgaggaggagatatacatggaccaacctgaaggttttgttgtgcctggtaaggaggatcttgtttgcaagttgaagaggtccctttatggtctgaaacagtctccaagacagtggtacaaaaggtttgattcatttatgcttgcacatgagtttaagagatctaagtatgatagttgtgtcTATATCAAGTTTGTCaatggatcaccaatatacttactgttatatgttgatgatatgttaattgctgccaagagcaagaaagagatcactactttaaagtcacagttaagtagtgagtttgagatgaaggatcttggtgctgctaagaaaatactaggtatggaaattacaagagacagaagatctagtgtgttatttcttagtcagcataattacattcagaaagttcttcatcgttttaatatgcatgatgcaaagtctgttagtacaccaattgcttctcacttcaaattgtcagcattgcaatgtcctagtactgatgaagatattgagtacatgtctcgagttccatattctagtgctgttggttccttgatgtatgccatggtttgttctcgtCCTGATTTATCCTATGCTATGAGTTTGATCAGTCGATATCTTGCTGATCCTGGTAAAGAATATTGGAgagctgttcagtggattttcagataccttcgtggcacatccaaagcttgcttgaagtttggcaagaccggtgagggactcccggactcgtaggctatgtggattcagattttgctgccgatttggataagagaagatccctcacaggttatgtgttcactgttggtggatgtgctgtgagttggaaggcaacgttacaatctgttgttgcccaatctacaaccgaagcagaatatatagcaattaatgaagctggcaaagagtctgtttggttgaaaggtttatatgctgagctttgtggagataattcttgcattaacttgttttctgacagtcaaagtgcaatataccttactaaagatcaaatgttccatgagaggacaaagcacattgacatcaagtaccattatattcgcgacattgttgctcaaggtaaactgaaggtatgcaagataagtactcatgataatcctgctgatatgatgacaaagccaattcctgtttccaagtttgagctttgctcgagcttggttggtataactgtttagcccaagtggctgtttggcgccagcaagtgtttttcctttgttgttcaggagattgttgaagttcatgctacaagatggaatttgtctcaaggtggagtttgttgtattgtgatccaaattcatatactaaagggaggctaacttctgacgagcggagcgaggcccatcGCCggacggtacggatcgttggcaccgcctatatatacatcttgtaagccgccggctagggttgatcagattataagataacccacggcgtttgtaaacacctcccgatatagtgaagttttgctggctggcgtccgtggttttttccccttctgtgttggaaggggttttccacgttaaatcttgtgtcccctgcgtgtgttcttgtttcgttcttcgttatttgcttgtcgcttttataacagccGGCAGCAGCACCTACTCTGGCATGTCTTCACCATCTTCTTCGAGGATAATGAGGGCCGTACAGTACCACAAATACGGCGGAGGAGCCGAGGGCCTCAAGCACGTGGAGGTGCcggtgccgtctccgaagaaaggCGAGCTGCTGGTTCGGGTGGAGGCCGCCAGCATCAACCCGCTGGACTGGAGGTTCCAGAAGGGCGTCGGGCGGCCCTTCCTGCCCAGCAAGTTCCCCTTCACCCCGGTCTGCGAGCTCGCTGGCGAGGTAGTGGAGTTGGGCGCTGGGGTGAGCGGCTTCAGGCCAGGCGATAAAATCATCGCCGTCAACTTTCCGGTAAGAAAACGCAAGCACGCGACGTGAGGCGCCTGCTCCGGTTTGGTTGTTTACTGATGTTTTTTTGGTGGTCTCAGGGTAGCGGCGGCCTGGCCGAGTACGCCGTGGTGTCAGCATCGAATGCGGCGTTGAGGCCGCCGGAAGTGTCGGCAGTTGAAGGCGCGTGCATTCCTATCGCGGCAGCCACCGCGCTCATGGCGCTCAGGACGGCCGGGGTCGGCCTCGACGCCGGCGACGGCCCCGCCAAGAATGTGCTGGTCACCGCGGCCTCCGGCGGCGTCGGCACATTCGCCGTGCAGCTGGCTAGCCTCGCGGGACACCACCACGTCACGGCTACCTGTGGCGCGCGCAACCTGGACCTCGTTCGGGGACTCGGCGCCGACGAGGCGCTAGACTACTGCACCTCGGAGGGCACCGCGCTGCGTGGGCCGTCCGGACGGAAGCACGATGCGGTGGTGCACTGCGCGGAGGGGTTTCCGTGGTCGGCGTTCAAGCCGGCGCTGGCGGACGCCGGTGGCGTGGTGGTGGACCTCACCCCACGCATCGCGTCCGTCGCTGTCGCAGTGCTGCACTGGCTGTGCTTCTCGAGGAAGAGGCTGGTGCCGCTGATCGTGTCGACGAAGAAGCAGGACATGGACGCACTGATGGGATTGGTGGTGCAGGGCAAGATCCGGCCTGTGGTCGACTCGCGTTACCCGCTAAGCAGGGCGCGCGAGGGCTGGGCCAAGAGCATGAGCGGCCACGCCACCGGTAAGATCATCGTGGACATGGTAAAAGACGCAGAGTAATAATTATGTACCACGAGCACGCCATGTCACTTTAGTGAATTATTGTAAGATAGCCATACTTTGCTATTTCTTTTCTGAGGAAACAGCTAGCCTCTGCTGCTGATTTTGCCATTTCTAGCCTGACTGAAATATAGCTATTTGTAAGTAAATCTTATGATTTGAGCAATAAGATTTGTGCGAAAGATACACACAAAAAATCATGGGTTTCTACGTTGAGTGAGAAGTGACTATTTGTAAGATGGCTATAGTGATATCTTCTTTGCAAAAACAATGCCCTATTCCTCCTTTGCAGTCCAAAGTTTCCGCTACAAAAAATGCTATAATCATATTCATTACTGAGGAAATTCCACATCGCCAGCCAGCCTCTGGCCTCAAGAAAAGGAGTCAATTCAATGGTTATTTTGATAGCCTATGAGCTTTGGCTTGAGCGAAGCCGGATAATTTTTGAAGGGAAGGTAAGACCGGTGAGAGACATTGTTGGTGTGGACATGGTCGTATTTGCTCCGGTGCCGCAAAAGACAAGGCCCCTCCTCATGGTTCAAGCTGGCGCTTCGGCTCGATGTTCTCTGTGTTGTCTTCTGTGTGGGTTTCTTTGTGCGTTTGGCGCGTGTGTGTTGTAACTTCTCGTGTATCTCCTTGCCGGTTGA encodes:
- the LOC127302261 gene encoding quinone-oxidoreductase QR1, chloroplastic-like yields the protein MSSPSSSRIMRAVQYHKYGGGAEGLKHVEVPVPSPKKGELLVRVEAASINPLDWRFQKGVGRPFLPSKFPFTPVCELAGEVVELGAGVSGFRPGDKIIAVNFPGSGGLAEYAVVSASNAALRPPEVSAVEGACIPIAAATALMALRTAGVGLDAGDGPAKNVLVTAASGGVGTFAVQLASLAGHHHVTATCGARNLDLVRGLGADEALDYCTSEGTALRGPSGRKHDAVVHCAEGFPWSAFKPALADAGGVVVDLTPRIASVAVAVLHWLCFSRKRLVPLIVSTKKQDMDALMGLVVQGKIRPVVDSRYPLSRAREGWAKSMSGHATGKIIVDMVKDAE